A segment of the Ochotona princeps isolate mOchPri1 chromosome 16, mOchPri1.hap1, whole genome shotgun sequence genome:
GTGATGCTGCTGTTGTATTCCCAAGAGTGTCCAGGGACAGTTCAGAAATCAGTGGACACAGCTGTACCAACAACACCTTCTAGACAGCAGGCTGCAATTGGGATTTCACACTATTGCACAACCCCGGCCTTTTCAAGAGTTACAAAGTGATACTTGCTTATTGTAActgcttaaatgaaaaataaaaagacaaacagTTTTATCCTTATACAAAAAGAAGGTCCCCTCCTGCATCCCCCCCAACCCAttcttcatacacacacacaattcacaGATAGAAACAGCAACCATTACACAAAGAGATTCCCACACACAGTCCTCCTCAAAGCTACCCTGAGCTGGTTTACAGAAGGATGCGGCCATGTAGCCCGAGAGGGTTGCTACTGAAAGCCCCAGCAGAGTCCTCAGACTTACTCACCAATGGTCTCTCCACCCTCATCCCAAGTCATCTATGGACCAGCGATGAGAAGGCGCCAGAAAGAATCCAGAGCGCCTGAGTCTATCGCTGTATGCTCACTCCTGCTGCTCTAGGCCTCTTCCAGGACAAGCATAAAGCCACAGGTTGAACACGCTGGGGATTTCCACCTTCTGCCTCCAGGAACCAAACCTCGCATGCCCACCAACCCCTAGGCAGACGCAGATTCTGGCTTGATTGTTGCCCTGCCAGGGCTTCTCAAGCTGTGGGTGGCACTGGGTTATGGCTAATGGGATTGACTGAGGAGGCTATGGCTGGCATTTTGCTATGAGAGAGGATGAAcaacttaaaaatagaaaagaggtAAAGAATACTCACTTAACATACCTATCAAGTGTGCACAGACACTATCTgagtgcacacacaaacacagggaAGGGGAATATTGAACACCAACACCAAACATCTACTCTCAACTCAACGGCACAAAAGTTCAAGAGACTCTGCCCTCGAGTTGATCTCTAACTCAGTTCATGTCAGCTCTGCTGTCGTTCAGAGAGGAGGTCGGCCAGCTTTCCCTGTTGCATAGCAGGTGCAACTGGCTTTGAGGCTGCCAGATTTCTGTCCCAAAGTGATGCTGCTGTTGTATTCCCAAGAGTGTCCAGGGACAGTTCAGAAATCAGTGGACACAGCTGCACCAACAACACCTTCTGGACAGCAGGCTGCAACTGGGGTTTCCCATCATTGACCCACCCTCCAACAAACACCAGTTTGTGCCCATTCCAGTTGTTAAAGAATTCAAACTACTCTTTGTGCTCAAGAGTAGTCCAGATAGAAATGTAAACAAgcaaactttttcaaaaaaggCACATTAGGTAATAATTTGGACCATGTCCACGTGAAGGAGTATAACACAAAAAGAACACTTGGGTTAGCAACGGAATCTCACTTCATGTGAAGGCTTggcattttttaaagcaaacgtTCTCAAAAACCTCAActctctaaaaaacaaaaaagatagttCCAATTTCATGGGATCCTGGTAAGAATTAACGAAGATAATCTGTAAAAAAAAGATTAGCACCATGCCTGATGAATAGAGTACTCAGTAAACATTTGATATTTATCAGTAATATTGTCAGGAATACTCCAGGAATGAGAATGTGGCCATGCGGTGAAGCGCTTGTAAATTCTGAGAGCTGAAAGTGACCAGAGAGTCCTGGACCCATTCCTCCACATCGTGTTTATGAAATCCCATATTTTGGAGGTGAGGGGGAAATAGAAATTCAGTCTCTCAAAGCTGTGCcccatttctctgctttttcGGGACTTGCTGTGTGATCAGTGGAGTGACTGGAGTCTCAACAATTGCTGGCCAGAACTTCCTGTGGTGCGGGAGACGGTCTCCAACTGCACTGAGATGTCCAACTCGAGAGCGATGGTTGTCTTCAGTGTTCTGTTGGCTCATTTAAATTCACGTATGCACATCCAGTTGGTGCTCCTCTACTGGACAGTACAGAAGATTCCACCCGAATTCCTTGTAAGAGTCAGTTACCCACAGGGCTTTGTCTCAGCTTCTCGAAGCGGTCACCAAGGACATTTGCTGCAAGGTTGTTGATGTGGGGGAACTTcccctgcagcagcaggtgcatatcaacatcttctgtttctgtccatggcagccagctgtgaGAAGTGTCGAAAACTGGACATGGCACATATGTGCCAGATGTGGAAAGGGGTAGAGCTGTCTGACGATTTGAGAGTTATCGAGCCATCAGCCAACCTCTGATGCGAAACAAAGACAGCATCCACTGCCCTCTCTAGTGGTCATAAAGGTGTGAGGTTTTGGCTGACAGCCCTTGGCACATTATCGGGACACCTACTACGGCTCATCATCATCCTCGTGTATCCGGAGGTGGGACATCAGAGAGGCCAGGTGCTTGAAGGATTTACCGCACTTGCCGCAGGGATCGGTCCTCTCCTGAGAGTGGACTCTGTGGTGATTTTTCAGGGTGGTCCTGTCAGTGAATCCTTTACCGCACTGGAAGCACACGAAGGGTTTCTGCCCCGCATGCAACCGCTTGTGCCGTTGGATGCTTGACTTACAGCGGAAGTCTTTGCCGCAGCCCTGGCAGTGGTACAAGGGCTCCTCCGTGTGGCTTCTTTGGTGATGGAGGAGGGCCTCCTTGCTGGAGAAGACTTTCCCGCACTCCAGGCACTCCTCCCGCATCTCGGGCAGGTGCAGCTGCTTGTGCTCCAACAGGTGGGAGCCGTTCCGGAAGAACTGGCCACACTCATTGCACTGGAAGGTTCGCTCTTCCTCATGGAGCCGCAGATGCTCCGCGAGGTGTGAGTTGACCCGGAAGTTTTTTCCACACACCTGACAGCAGTACGGCTTCTCTCCCGTGTGGATCCGCTTGTGGTCCCTCAGGGAAGAGTTGCGGCCAAAGCATTTGCCACACTCACTGCACCTGTAGGGCTTCTCGCCGGTGTGCACCCTGAGGTGACGTGTCAGCTTGGTGCTCTGCCTGAAGGTCTTGCCACACTCGTTGCATTTGAAGGGCGTCTCCCCGGTGTGGATTCGGTGGTGACTGCTGAGGGTAGAGCTGCTGTTGAAGGTTTTCCCACACACCTTGCACTTGTAGGGCCGCTCCCCCGTGTGGATCCGGTAGTGCGTGAAGAAGTACGAGCTGTGCCGGAAGCACTTCCCGCAGGCGTCGCACTTGTGGGGCTTCTCCCCCGAGTGGATGCGCTGGTGCTCCACCAGGTGGAGGGTCTGGTTGAAGGTCTTCCCACATTCCCGACATTTAAAGTGGTTCTTCCCCTTCCTGGCAGTCTGGCGACGCTTGGTGAAGCGCACAGCATTCTGGGCTTTGCCAGGTACATCGTTCTGTGGAACCTCCTTTCCTCGAGAGGTGCCCGCTGCTGCTACGGCTGCTGATGTGCGACCTAATCGTGTCGCCAAGGCCATGGGCTCGTGCCTTTGCTGGCCAGGCAGGCTGGTTTGGAGAGACTCTGCAGCCACACTTGGGCCAGATTTCCTCTCATCCACAGATGGCCCGTCCTGACTTTCTGTTTCTGGGCTCATGCGCAAGGGCGCACTGCGCTGGGTCGCCCTCATCACCTTCTCCTGCCTTGGCGTCCGTGAGCTGCCCGACTTGGGAAGTTGTGTCTTCTGTTGACATCCTTTATTCTTGTCTGAAAAACAATTTAGAAAGTACATCTGTAAAACTTCTTTACTCGGAATGTTTTAGGGAAATATACCATacagaaaagctttaaaaaatcatatcCAGTTTTGATGAATGTTCCCTTTGCACATCCGCACCCACCGCTGTCAAGTTAAGATGAAGGAACAGGATGTGAGCAAAGCCTCCACTCCACTCTCAGCCAATCAGCAGTCGGCCAGCAGTGGAGTCAGGACGGACTTGTTCACCCAGTGCTGATGAGCT
Coding sequences within it:
- the LOC101522756 gene encoding zinc finger protein 239-like, which codes for MALATRLGRTSAAVAAAGTSRGKEVPQNDVPGKAQNAVRFTKRRQTARKGKNHFKCRECGKTFNQTLHLVEHQRIHSGEKPHKCDACGKCFRHSSYFFTHYRIHTGERPYKCKVCGKTFNSSSTLSSHHRIHTGETPFKCNECGKTFRQSTKLTRHLRVHTGEKPYRCSECGKCFGRNSSLRDHKRIHTGEKPYCCQVCGKNFRVNSHLAEHLRLHEEERTFQCNECGQFFRNGSHLLEHKQLHLPEMREECLECGKVFSSKEALLHHQRSHTEEPLYHCQGCGKDFRCKSSIQRHKRLHAGQKPFVCFQCGKGFTDRTTLKNHHRVHSQERTDPCGKCGKSFKHLASLMSHLRIHEDDDEP